In a single window of the Acetivibrio clariflavus DSM 19732 genome:
- the infC gene encoding translation initiation factor IF-3, with protein sequence MINEQIRDKEVRLIDVDGTMIGIMSSKEALELANAKSLDLVKIAPQAFPPVCRIMDYGKYMFELSKKEKEARKNQKVISVKEIRLSASIEEHDFEFKVKNAIRFLKDGDKVKVSVKFRGREMNYTDLGQQVLEKFAEAVKEYGSVEKKPKLEGRSMIMIINPKQ encoded by the coding sequence ATGATCAATGAGCAAATAAGGGATAAGGAAGTTAGGCTAATAGATGTGGACGGTACAATGATTGGAATTATGTCTTCCAAAGAGGCTCTGGAATTGGCAAATGCAAAATCATTGGATCTTGTGAAAATAGCTCCTCAAGCTTTTCCACCTGTTTGCAGGATTATGGACTATGGAAAGTATATGTTTGAGCTTTCCAAAAAGGAAAAGGAAGCAAGAAAAAATCAAAAAGTTATCAGCGTAAAAGAGATTAGACTTTCAGCTTCTATCGAAGAGCATGATTTCGAATTTAAGGTGAAGAATGCCATCAGGTTTTTGAAAGATGGCGACAAGGTAAAGGTTAGCGTTAAGTTCAGAGGAAGAGAAATGAACTATACCGATTTAGGACAGCAGGTACTTGAAAAGTTTGCAGAAGCTGTGAAGGAATATGGTTCAGTGGAAAAGAAGCCTAAACTCGAAGGTAGAAGCATGATAATGATAATTAATCCAAAGCAGTAG
- the rpmI gene encoding 50S ribosomal protein L35, which produces MPKIKTHSSSKKRFNFTGTGKIKRAKAYKRHILTKKPTKRTRKLRKSTLVSDANARTVRMLIPYKK; this is translated from the coding sequence ATGCCTAAGATAAAGACGCACAGTTCTTCTAAAAAGAGATTCAATTTTACGGGTACAGGTAAGATAAAAAGAGCAAAAGCCTATAAAAGACATATCTTGACAAAGAAACCTACTAAAAGGACTAGAAAATTAAGAAAATCTACACTTGTATCTGACGCTAATGCACGTACAGTTAGAATGTTAATTCCATATAAGAAGTAA
- a CDS encoding IS30 family transposase has product MSHLNNTTKRRSFKHLDVRERYQIEILLKEGKKPKEIAKVMGRDRRTIEREIARGSVRLLNSDLTYSVKYCADVGQRRYEEASSNKGAGLKIGHDHELANYIEKRIKEDKYSPDAVIGEIKAKGLRFRAMICTKTLYNYIDKGIFANISNKDLPVKRNKKKRKYRRVRIALKNLRGTSIEERPAHIEERGEYGHWEMDCIVGKGGEKGAALLVLTERSTRQEIIRKMPDKSQASVKKEIDKLERKYGKKFTKLFKTVTVDNGTEFLDSKGLEASVLVPGKMRLKIYYAHPYSSWERGSNENANKLIRRFIPKGTDIGKLTEKEIKRIEHWMNNYPRRIFGYRTANEMAKIVVA; this is encoded by the coding sequence ATGAGTCACCTTAATAATACCACTAAACGAAGAAGTTTTAAACACCTGGATGTGAGGGAACGGTATCAAATTGAAATATTATTGAAAGAAGGTAAGAAACCAAAGGAAATAGCCAAAGTAATGGGAAGGGACAGACGGACTATAGAACGGGAAATAGCTCGTGGCAGCGTGAGGTTGCTAAACAGCGATCTGACCTATTCAGTGAAGTACTGTGCAGACGTAGGACAACGAAGATATGAAGAGGCGTCATCAAATAAAGGAGCGGGTTTAAAGATCGGGCATGACCATGAACTAGCCAATTACATAGAGAAGAGGATAAAAGAGGACAAATATTCGCCGGACGCGGTGATAGGAGAGATAAAAGCCAAAGGGTTAAGGTTCAGAGCCATGATCTGCACAAAGACGCTATACAACTACATAGACAAAGGGATATTTGCTAATATAAGCAACAAAGACCTTCCGGTAAAGCGGAACAAGAAGAAGAGGAAATACCGAAGAGTAAGGATAGCATTAAAGAATTTGAGGGGGACAAGCATAGAAGAAAGGCCGGCACATATAGAAGAAAGAGGAGAATATGGGCATTGGGAGATGGATTGTATAGTTGGCAAAGGCGGAGAAAAGGGAGCAGCATTGTTGGTACTGACGGAACGGAGTACGAGGCAGGAGATAATACGTAAGATGCCGGATAAAAGCCAGGCATCGGTAAAGAAAGAGATAGACAAACTGGAAAGGAAGTATGGGAAGAAGTTTACCAAACTGTTTAAAACGGTCACAGTAGATAATGGAACAGAGTTTCTGGACAGCAAAGGGCTTGAGGCATCAGTGCTTGTTCCTGGTAAGATGAGGTTAAAGATATATTATGCACATCCATACAGTTCATGGGAACGAGGGTCGAATGAAAACGCTAATAAGCTGATTCGACGATTTATTCCTAAAGGGACGGATATAGGGAAACTAACGGAGAAAGAGATAAAAAGGATTGAGCACTGGATGAACAATTACCCAAGGAGAATATTTGGTTATCGAACTGCGAATGAAATGGCAAAGATTGTGGTCGCTTAA
- the rplT gene encoding 50S ribosomal protein L20 codes for MSRVKGGVRTRARHKKILKLAKGYFGAKSKNFRIANQAVMKSLVYAYRDRKAKKRNFRQLWITRINAAARKNGLSYSKFMNGLKKSNIALNRKMLAEMAVNDPAAFAQLVEKVKAAI; via the coding sequence ATGTCAAGAGTTAAAGGCGGAGTAAGAACCCGTGCAAGACATAAAAAGATATTAAAGCTTGCTAAAGGTTACTTTGGCGCAAAGAGTAAGAATTTTAGAATTGCAAACCAGGCTGTTATGAAGTCCTTGGTTTATGCTTATAGAGATAGAAAGGCTAAGAAGAGAAATTTCAGACAATTGTGGATAACTAGAATAAATGCTGCTGCAAGAAAGAATGGACTTTCATACAGCAAGTTTATGAATGGTCTCAAGAAATCCAACATTGCTTTAAACAGAAAGATGTTGGCTGAAATGGCTGTTAATGATCCGGCTGCTTTTGCACAGCTTGTAGAAAAGGTTAAAGCAGCAATATAA
- the rlmB gene encoding 23S rRNA (guanosine(2251)-2'-O)-methyltransferase RlmB: MNFITSGQNPIIKEIKALKEKKYRDQKGLYFIEGIRFIEEAIKEKELISKVLVSEKIKEVKGGKEILKLLEEEKIGNIYTVPNKLYLEVTDTENPQGILAVMRKKSVSVESVYDDKNFFVVLDSIQDPGNMGTIIRTADAAGATAVIVSKGCVDVYNPKVLRATMGSIFHLPICYSENLLETLQSLKDRGIVLCAAHLRGSKNYFDLNYKGNVAIIVGNEANGITDSVADLSDELVKIPMEGKSESLNASVAAGLLIYEVLRCRMKQ, from the coding sequence GTGAATTTTATAACCAGCGGACAAAATCCGATAATTAAGGAAATAAAAGCGTTGAAAGAAAAGAAGTATAGAGATCAAAAGGGGTTATATTTTATTGAAGGTATAAGATTCATTGAGGAAGCAATTAAGGAAAAGGAATTAATATCTAAAGTGCTGGTATCGGAAAAAATTAAGGAAGTGAAAGGCGGAAAGGAAATACTTAAACTGTTGGAAGAGGAAAAAATCGGCAATATTTATACAGTCCCGAACAAGCTTTACTTAGAGGTTACAGACACTGAGAATCCCCAGGGAATACTGGCTGTTATGCGTAAAAAGTCTGTCAGTGTTGAGTCGGTTTATGATGATAAAAATTTCTTTGTTGTATTGGATTCTATACAGGATCCAGGAAATATGGGGACGATAATCAGGACGGCTGATGCTGCCGGTGCAACTGCAGTAATAGTATCAAAGGGGTGTGTCGATGTATATAATCCTAAGGTATTAAGGGCTACCATGGGTTCAATATTTCATTTACCTATTTGTTACTCCGAAAATTTATTGGAAACCCTTCAAAGCTTAAAAGACAGAGGTATAGTACTTTGTGCTGCACACCTTAGAGGAAGCAAAAATTATTTTGATTTAAACTATAAGGGTAATGTTGCCATTATTGTTGGAAATGAGGCAAATGGAATAACTGACAGCGTTGCAGACCTTTCGGATGAACTGGTAAAGATCCCTATGGAAGGAAAAAGCGAATCGTTGAATGCATCGGTAGCAGCCGGACTCCTGATATACGAGGTACTGAGGTGCAGAATGAAACAATAA
- the thyX gene encoding FAD-dependent thymidylate synthase — protein MIVIKPYFIIESDINGEEILKHIEKVGRVCYKSEDKITGDSHADFVRKIIKNGHEAVIEHYSITVKVVCDRGVSHEIVRHRLASYAQESTRYCNYSKDKFSNQITYIEPCFWDTTTPEGKEKYEIWKSVMEFTEQKYMELLRAGATPQEARTILPNSLKTELVMTMNLREWRHFFKLRTSSAAHPQIREIAIPLLNKFKELIPVIFDDIVY, from the coding sequence ATGATTGTAATTAAGCCGTATTTTATTATAGAGTCGGATATTAATGGTGAAGAGATATTAAAGCATATTGAAAAGGTAGGAAGAGTGTGCTATAAAAGTGAAGACAAAATTACCGGTGACTCCCATGCCGATTTTGTAAGAAAAATTATTAAAAATGGGCATGAGGCTGTGATTGAGCATTATTCTATTACAGTCAAGGTGGTCTGTGACAGAGGAGTTAGCCATGAAATCGTAAGGCATAGGCTTGCTTCATATGCACAGGAGAGTACAAGGTATTGCAATTACAGCAAGGACAAGTTTTCGAATCAAATAACGTATATTGAACCGTGTTTTTGGGATACTACTACACCAGAGGGAAAAGAAAAATATGAGATATGGAAAAGTGTAATGGAGTTTACCGAACAAAAATATATGGAGTTACTGAGAGCCGGCGCAACACCTCAGGAGGCAAGAACCATTCTCCCTAATTCGCTAAAAACAGAATTGGTTATGACTATGAATCTTAGAGAGTGGAGGCATTTTTTCAAATTGAGGACATCGTCAGCGGCTCATCCTCAGATAAGGGAAATTGCCATACCTTTGCTAAATAAGTTTAAAGAACTTATACCTGTTATTTTTGATGATATAGTATATTAA
- the thrS gene encoding threonine--tRNA ligase, translating to MIKVTLKDGSVKEYNKGITIKEVAESISAGLARVALAGEVDGKVKDLSYELNEDCKLNLLTFDDDGGKHAYRHTSSHILAQAVKRLYPNVKLAIGPAIDNGFYYDFDVERPFSVEELAQIEEEMKKIIKEDLKLERFTLPRDEAIKFMEEKGESYKVELIRDLPEGETISFYKQGEFVDLCAGPHVESTGKIKAFKLLSVAGAYWRGNEKNKMLQRIYGTAFSKKSELDEYLFRLEEAKKRDHRKLGKELDLFDIYEEGPGFPFFMPKGMVLRNILESYWREEHQARGYQEIRTPIILNEDLWHRSGHWDHYKENMYFTKIDEGDFAIKPMNCPGGMLVYKRRLHSYRDLPQRLAELGLVHRHELSGTLHGLMRVRCFTQDDAHIFMTQEQVKDEVLGVINLIDDFYNVFGFKYHVELSTRPEDSMGTDEQWEMATNALKEALEAKGMNYKINEGDGAFYGPKIDFHLEDSIGRTWQCGTIQLDFQMPQRFDLSYIGPDGEKHRPVMIHRVVFGSIERFIAILTEHFAGAFPTWLSPVQVKILPLIDKHHQYADEVRAELEAKGIRVEVDWRNEKIGYKIREAQLEKIPYMLVIGDKEMENRAVAVRSRKDGDLGAMALKDFIDRIVKEVRTKAK from the coding sequence GTTGACGGAAAAGTAAAGGATTTGAGTTATGAGCTTAATGAAGACTGCAAGCTGAATCTGCTTACTTTTGATGATGATGGCGGAAAACATGCTTACAGGCATACTTCATCCCACATATTGGCACAGGCTGTAAAGAGACTTTATCCTAATGTTAAACTTGCCATAGGTCCGGCAATTGATAACGGATTTTACTATGATTTTGATGTGGAAAGACCTTTTTCCGTTGAAGAGCTTGCTCAAATTGAGGAAGAGATGAAAAAGATAATAAAAGAGGATTTAAAGCTTGAAAGATTTACTCTTCCCAGGGATGAAGCTATAAAATTTATGGAGGAAAAGGGAGAAAGCTATAAAGTAGAACTTATCCGTGATTTACCTGAAGGCGAGACAATTTCCTTTTATAAGCAGGGAGAGTTTGTTGACCTTTGTGCAGGACCTCACGTGGAATCCACGGGCAAAATAAAGGCCTTTAAGCTTTTATCAGTTGCCGGCGCATATTGGAGAGGCAATGAAAAGAATAAAATGCTTCAAAGAATTTACGGTACTGCTTTTTCAAAGAAGAGCGAGCTGGATGAATATCTTTTCCGATTGGAGGAAGCAAAGAAGAGGGATCACAGGAAGCTTGGAAAAGAGCTTGACTTGTTTGATATATACGAAGAAGGTCCCGGTTTCCCGTTCTTTATGCCTAAAGGAATGGTTTTAAGAAATATTCTTGAAAGCTATTGGAGAGAAGAGCACCAGGCAAGAGGTTATCAGGAAATCAGAACTCCTATAATATTAAACGAAGATTTATGGCATCGTTCAGGTCACTGGGATCATTATAAGGAAAATATGTATTTTACAAAGATAGATGAAGGGGATTTTGCCATCAAACCAATGAACTGCCCCGGAGGAATGCTGGTATATAAGAGGAGACTACACTCCTACAGGGATTTGCCGCAAAGACTTGCAGAACTGGGTTTGGTTCACAGACATGAACTTTCGGGTACTTTGCACGGATTGATGAGAGTAAGATGCTTTACCCAGGACGATGCTCATATATTTATGACTCAGGAACAAGTAAAAGATGAAGTCTTGGGAGTTATTAACCTTATAGATGATTTTTACAATGTATTCGGTTTTAAATACCATGTGGAGCTCTCCACCCGTCCGGAAGATTCAATGGGAACCGACGAACAGTGGGAAATGGCTACAAATGCCCTTAAGGAAGCTCTTGAGGCAAAAGGAATGAACTATAAGATAAATGAGGGGGATGGGGCATTTTATGGACCCAAAATTGACTTCCACCTTGAGGATTCAATAGGACGTACATGGCAGTGCGGTACAATACAGCTTGATTTCCAGATGCCTCAGAGATTTGATTTGAGCTATATAGGCCCCGACGGTGAAAAACACAGACCGGTTATGATTCATAGGGTTGTGTTTGGAAGCATTGAAAGGTTTATAGCAATTCTTACCGAACATTTTGCCGGTGCTTTCCCTACATGGCTTTCACCGGTCCAGGTTAAGATCCTTCCATTGATAGACAAACACCATCAATATGCCGACGAGGTTAGAGCAGAGCTGGAGGCTAAAGGTATAAGGGTTGAAGTGGATTGGAGAAATGAAAAGATTGGCTATAAAATAAGAGAAGCTCAGCTTGAGAAAATACCTTACATGTTGGTTATAGGCGATAAAGAAATGGAAAACAGGGCTGTTGCGGTAAGATCCAGAAAAGATGGCGATCTTGGGGCTATGGCATTAAAGGATTTCATTGACAGGATTGTTAAAGAAGTAAGAACTAAAGCAAAATAG